The stretch of DNA GGAGATCGCTAGCGACTCCCCCgtcgcgagctccgccaccagCTCGTCCACCGTCCTGGCCACCTTCTCCATCGCGCCCAAATCCACCTCTGCAGCTCGGCCGCCGGACAGTGacgcccgccgccggctccgcccGCTTTCCGTCGATGCCGCCGCATGCCGCTCCACGAAGGCGGCGATGACACACCGCACGGTGTTGGTGTTCCTGACGCGCTCTCCGGCGCCGTAGAGCGCAACGCCCAGCAGGTCCCTCGTGGTGTCCTGCTCCAGCACCGCTGCGACGCGGAGCTCCAAGTCGCGGCACGTCCTGGCGGAGGCCTCGGTGGTGACCGCAgcgtggaggaggcggcagAGGAATGCCGCCTGGAtgggcgcgtcggcggcggaagGGAGCACGCCCACCACGGACTCCACAAGCGCGCGCCGGTCCTCCCTGTCCCGGGGGTCGGCGAGGACCTCGGCCAGCACGAGCTCCGCATAGGCGCTCGCCGCGTTGCCAAGCACCTTGGGGTCCGCGCGGCGGCACCGCAGCGCCGTGACCACCTTTTCAAAAGACGCCGGCGAGAGCGCCTTGAGCTCCGTCGTCCACCACCCCGGCGGCGTCCTGGTCGGGAACAACGCCTCGTTGCAGATCCGGAGCGCGactgtgacatcccagagttttaaaaactaagcaaaaaaatattaaatatgattttatgcataatcaaccaagaaaaatggaatcgaatacatttatgagtgcatgcatgtgtatgtgtgtatgtatgtgcCCGTGTTTATGCACTTTGGCAATCAATAACTCACAAACCAATAAAGGTTTACATATGAAATGGTTTTGGCATGTCACTAACgtcatgataaaccaaagtctagttgaagttaaagtgagaaaatgaaattttacacatgaaatgacaagtctTTTGAATCATGGTTTTTAAAAGATTTAAACTACATTTCAAATTTCGAACCCATCTGCTTTGAtaataatttctaaaaatatagctcaaacgaatttttgtccaaaaccaaagttataggttttcaaaatacgaacaacttttgtgttcaaagtttttcgagttatcacacaacaatgggagaaaattttgaattccgAAGTATATAGTAccttttcaaatgcactcaagtttcaaattttcatTTTCGAAGGAAgcttcaaatgaacttttgcctaaaacaaaagttgtagatctcgaaattttgaacaactttggtatttaagagtttttcatttgaggtcaagaaaatggagaaaaacTGAGTTTACAAAATGAAGTTTTGGAATTTCGAGTTATTTACGAGTTTGCCCTCACTCCATCTCCTTCTTTGTTTTCCCagagacgccgtcgacgccgaacgccgaggccgccggccgAGGCTGCCGGCCGCGTGCCGCGCCCTCGTCGCGCCCCCAGCCCTTTCCCCGTCCCTGGTTTCTACCGAAGCCTCTCGACCTCGCCACGCGTCGCCGTTCCCTGCAATCACGCCGAGAATGGACGCCGAAccgccacgacgacgacgtgccGAGCCGGCCTACCCGCGCCTCATCCTCTGCCCTGCTCGCCACCCTTCCATTTGCTTCGCAAGCAAGCTCTCTACCTCCCCTCCACTCTCCTTCCTGCTCCGAGCGCCTGCCCGTGTTTCCCCCGGcatccagagccgccgccgcccgccattagCGCCaccgcgagcagctcgccgcggagctccACTCCCCAACCCTCCTCCGCCCGAGATAGCCCTCGGAATCggtcccccaccccaccccgaagctctccaaccattcctctCCGCCCCTCCTTCACtggaccggcgccgccgcggagctccaccaccgccggccgcccctctccgcctCGAGGCCACCACAGGCCACGTCCGCGAGCCCCAAGCCCCTCCAAAGGTAGATCTTGTGCCCCTCTCGCTTTTCCCAAGTGGGGCCCCCACCGCCGGAgcctctcctcgccgggaaaagcTGCGCcct from Panicum virgatum strain AP13 chromosome 9K, P.virgatum_v5, whole genome shotgun sequence encodes:
- the LOC120648103 gene encoding root phototropism protein 2-like, with amino-acid sequence MAIGLEREYWNSAVLKGGLPCGYVRRAVAKDPSAAVELDLSELPGGADAFKKAARYCYGANFEITARNAAALRCAAAFLDMQHRADLARRVDEFQAQAALCVLPSAVTVLRSCEALLPASEELDVVRLALRICNEALFPTRTPPGWWTTELKALSPASFEKVVTALRCRRADPKVLGNAASAYAELVLAEVLADPRDREDRRALVESVVGVLPSAADAPIQAAFLCRLLHAAVTTEASARTCRDLELRVAAVLEQDTTRDLLGVALYGAGERVRNTNTVRCVIAAFVERHAAASTESGRSRRRASLSGGRAAEVDLGAMEKVARTVDELVAELATGESLAISKFVGVAGAVPKEARG